Proteins from one Salaquimonas pukyongi genomic window:
- a CDS encoding BMP family lipoprotein has product MRKLIFGIAASLLMTVSAMAMDAKPAVVYDKGGKFDGSFNQAAYDGAERFKTETGIEYREFEVTDDAQREQAMRRFARDGNNPIVVIGFSQAAALEKVAKEYPDINFAIVDMVVELPNVRSIVFKEHEGSFLVGVMAAKASKTGKVGFVGGMDIPLIRKFACGYVGGVKSVNADAEVIQNMTGTTGAAWNDPTKGGELARAQMDQGADVIYHAAGGTGFGVLQAVADAGKLGIGVDSNQNHLHPGNILTSMLKRVDVAVYDAFSDVNNGTWSAGFEVLGLKEGGVDIAMDEHNKPLVGGDMMAAVESAKSGIIDGSVTVHDYMSDNSCPY; this is encoded by the coding sequence ATGAGAAAACTGATTTTTGGGATTGCTGCCAGCCTGCTGATGACCGTGTCAGCGATGGCGATGGATGCGAAGCCGGCAGTCGTCTACGACAAGGGCGGCAAGTTCGATGGCTCCTTCAATCAGGCGGCCTATGACGGCGCGGAAAGGTTCAAGACAGAGACCGGCATTGAATACCGCGAGTTCGAAGTAACGGACGACGCGCAGCGTGAGCAGGCCATGCGCCGGTTCGCCCGCGATGGCAACAACCCGATTGTGGTCATTGGGTTTTCCCAGGCAGCAGCGCTGGAGAAAGTCGCCAAGGAATATCCCGACATCAACTTCGCCATTGTCGATATGGTGGTTGAACTGCCCAATGTGCGTTCCATCGTGTTCAAGGAACATGAAGGGTCCTTTCTGGTTGGCGTGATGGCCGCCAAGGCGTCGAAAACCGGCAAGGTCGGCTTTGTCGGCGGCATGGACATTCCGCTCATCCGCAAATTTGCCTGCGGCTATGTGGGTGGCGTCAAATCCGTCAATGCCGACGCGGAAGTCATTCAGAACATGACCGGCACGACAGGCGCTGCCTGGAACGATCCCACCAAGGGTGGCGAACTTGCAAGGGCGCAAATGGATCAGGGTGCTGATGTCATCTACCATGCTGCCGGCGGCACCGGTTTCGGCGTACTGCAGGCGGTGGCCGATGCCGGTAAACTTGGCATTGGCGTTGATTCAAACCAGAATCATCTTCATCCCGGCAACATTCTGACCTCCATGCTCAAACGGGTCGATGTTGCGGTTTACGATGCCTTTTCCGACGTCAACAACGGTACCTGGTCTGCGGGTTTTGAAGTGCTTGGCCTGAAGGAGGGCGGTGTCGATATCGCCATGGATGAGCACAACAAGCCGCTGGTTGGAGGTGACATGATGGCAGCGGTGGAAAGTGCCAAGTCAGGCATTATTGATGGCAGCGTTACGGTACACGACTACATGTCGGACAATTCCTGCCCCTATTGA
- a CDS encoding MOSC domain-containing protein, with protein MAVFKELLTAFPRTGTLEWIGCRPARRAPVVTHRSMKVLERGLEEDRVLRAGKRSVTLIQAEHLPVMAALLQTDDVAPEILRRNLVVSGINLLAMKNAVFSIGGAVLQGTGSCAPCSRMEEALGPGAYNAMRGHGGITASVLEPGNIAIGDAVTFLRLPEEA; from the coding sequence ATGGCAGTATTCAAGGAATTGCTAACGGCTTTTCCCCGCACCGGAACGCTTGAATGGATCGGCTGCCGGCCGGCGCGGCGCGCGCCCGTTGTCACGCACCGGTCCATGAAGGTGCTGGAACGCGGTCTTGAGGAAGATCGCGTGCTTCGTGCGGGCAAGCGCTCGGTTACGCTGATCCAGGCCGAACATCTGCCCGTCATGGCCGCGCTTCTACAGACAGATGACGTTGCGCCAGAGATATTGCGCCGCAATTTGGTGGTCAGCGGCATCAATCTGCTCGCCATGAAGAATGCCGTCTTTTCCATTGGCGGTGCCGTGCTGCAGGGGACTGGCAGCTGCGCGCCGTGTTCGCGCATGGAGGAGGCGCTGGGGCCAGGCGCCTACAATGCGATGCGCGGCCATGGCGGCATTACCGCATCGGTTCTTGAGCCTGGAAACATTGCCATCGGCGATGCGGTGACATTTCTGCGCTTGCCGGAAGAAGCGTAA
- a CDS encoding SlyX family protein, protein MTAESFADKEQRIVRLEEQLAYQAETIEELSAAMARQWEELDKAKRKLDALAERFLALEETTLPGAEATKPPHY, encoded by the coding sequence ATGACAGCAGAGAGTTTTGCCGACAAGGAACAGCGTATTGTCAGGCTGGAGGAACAGCTTGCCTATCAAGCCGAAACCATCGAGGAGCTGTCCGCGGCAATGGCCCGTCAATGGGAAGAACTCGACAAGGCAAAGCGCAAACTCGATGCCCTGGCGGAACGCTTTCTGGCACTTGAGGAGACCACCCTTCCAGGCGCCGAAGCGACGAAACCACCTCATTATTGA
- a CDS encoding acyl-CoA thioesterase, with the protein MARPSPLSRDEFALFRSLQTRWSDNDIYGHMNNVVHYALFDTAINGWLVEQGFLDPVKSEIVGLVVETGCSYFSEMGFPDRVTAGIRIGHIGSSSVRYEIALFCNDEETAAAQGHFVHVYVVKETRQPSPIPKPMRAALEDFLR; encoded by the coding sequence ATGGCACGCCCTTCGCCTCTGAGCCGGGACGAGTTTGCGCTGTTTCGCAGCTTGCAGACCCGATGGTCGGACAACGACATATACGGCCACATGAACAATGTGGTGCATTACGCGCTGTTCGATACGGCCATCAATGGCTGGCTGGTTGAGCAGGGGTTTCTCGACCCGGTGAAGAGCGAGATCGTCGGCCTGGTGGTTGAAACCGGTTGCAGCTATTTTTCGGAAATGGGTTTTCCGGACCGGGTTACCGCAGGGATCCGCATCGGCCACATCGGCAGCTCTTCGGTGCGTTATGAAATTGCCCTGTTCTGCAACGATGAAGAAACCGCAGCAGCCCAGGGCCACTTTGTTCATGTTTATGTGGTGAAGGAAACGCGGCAACCCTCGCCGATTCCCAAGCCCATGCGGGCGGCGCTGGAAGACTTCCTTCGATAG
- a CDS encoding ABC transporter ATP-binding protein, translating into MEPPAIELRGISKAFGPVQANKDIDLAVAKGTIHGIVGENGAGKSTLMSVLYGFYQADRGDILIDGKQVKIPDSQAAIDRGIGMVHQHFMLVENFTVLENVILGAEDGSILNRALAKARSELERLEREYALEVNPDAVIADLPVGLQQRVEILKALYRGADILILDEPTGVLTPAEADHLFRILVQLKEQGKTIILITHKLREIMAITDTVSVMRRGEMVATRKTADTSVEELAELMVGRRVLLRVKKGMAKLGKVKLSVTGLTVTDGRGITRVEDVGFDVHAGEIVGIAGVAGNGQSELLQAIAGIRKAKSGTVILDGSPVDISGDAGAATLRNRGLAHVPEDRHRMGLVLPFEENENSILGYQDRETYLKGPLLDIDAIRDDARKKIEQYDIRPPDCRLKTANFSGGNQQKIVLAREMERDPAVLLVGQPTRGVDVGAIEFIHKRIIEMRDQGKAILLVSVELDEIRSLADRILVMFAGRIVGERTPEASEGELGLLMAGIQDGGEKAA; encoded by the coding sequence ATGGAGCCGCCGGCGATAGAATTGAGGGGCATCTCCAAGGCCTTTGGTCCGGTTCAGGCCAACAAGGATATCGATCTTGCGGTCGCCAAAGGGACCATTCACGGCATTGTCGGCGAGAACGGTGCCGGCAAATCAACGCTGATGTCCGTGCTCTATGGCTTTTACCAGGCAGATCGCGGCGATATCCTGATCGATGGCAAGCAGGTGAAAATTCCCGACAGCCAGGCGGCCATCGACAGGGGAATTGGCATGGTCCACCAGCACTTCATGCTGGTGGAAAATTTCACCGTACTCGAAAATGTCATCCTGGGTGCCGAAGATGGCAGCATTCTCAACCGTGCGCTTGCCAAGGCACGCAGTGAACTGGAACGGCTGGAACGTGAATATGCGCTGGAAGTCAATCCGGATGCGGTGATCGCCGATCTTCCGGTTGGCCTGCAACAGCGGGTCGAGATTTTGAAGGCATTGTATCGCGGCGCCGATATCCTGATTCTCGACGAGCCGACCGGCGTCCTCACCCCTGCCGAAGCCGATCATCTTTTCCGCATCCTTGTGCAGCTCAAGGAGCAGGGCAAGACCATCATTCTGATCACCCACAAACTGCGCGAGATCATGGCGATAACCGACACGGTGTCCGTCATGCGGCGTGGCGAGATGGTGGCAACCAGAAAAACCGCCGATACCAGCGTCGAGGAGCTTGCCGAACTGATGGTTGGAAGGCGGGTTCTGCTGCGCGTTAAAAAAGGCATGGCCAAACTGGGCAAGGTGAAGCTTTCTGTCACGGGGCTTACGGTCACCGACGGCCGCGGCATAACCAGGGTTGAGGATGTGGGGTTTGATGTGCATGCCGGTGAAATCGTCGGCATTGCAGGCGTTGCCGGAAACGGCCAATCCGAACTGCTTCAGGCGATTGCCGGCATACGCAAGGCAAAATCCGGCACCGTTATTCTCGATGGCTCGCCCGTGGATATTTCCGGCGATGCCGGCGCTGCCACCCTGCGCAACCGGGGTTTGGCGCATGTTCCCGAAGACCGGCACCGGATGGGCCTTGTCCTGCCTTTCGAGGAAAACGAGAACTCCATCCTCGGATATCAGGATCGCGAGACCTATCTCAAGGGTCCGCTGCTTGATATCGACGCCATTCGCGACGATGCCCGCAAGAAGATCGAACAATACGATATCCGTCCCCCCGATTGCCGGCTCAAGACGGCAAATTTCTCGGGAGGCAACCAGCAGAAGATCGTGCTGGCCCGCGAGATGGAACGTGATCCTGCCGTCCTGCTGGTTGGCCAGCCGACCCGTGGCGTCGATGTGGGCGCGATCGAGTTCATCCACAAGCGCATCATCGAAATGCGCGATCAGGGCAAGGCGATCCTGCTTGTCTCGGTGGAACTTGATGAGATCCGGTCTCTGGCCGATCGTATCCTGGTGATGTTCGCCGGCAGGATTGTCGGGGAGCGAACGCCGGAAGCAAGCGAAGGCGAATTGGGTCTGCTGATGGCGGGCATACAAGATGGAGGAGAGAAGGCGGCATGA
- a CDS encoding VOC family protein translates to MTRLEPRISLVTLGVSDMARARAFYEALGWEVAAPSNDNVTFFQGRGIVLGLFGHDDLAKDAAVSTAPPPDFRGVSLAYNCRSEQEVDEAFAHAVACGATPQKPPEKVFWGGYSGYFADPDGHLWEVAFNPFAPLDADGHMQIEPADGGDSG, encoded by the coding sequence ATGACCAGGCTGGAACCGCGCATATCCCTGGTAACCCTCGGCGTGAGCGACATGGCTCGCGCCCGCGCCTTTTATGAGGCGCTTGGCTGGGAGGTGGCTGCCCCTTCCAACGACAACGTAACCTTCTTTCAGGGCCGGGGCATTGTGCTTGGTCTTTTCGGCCATGATGACCTTGCAAAGGATGCTGCAGTCAGCACAGCTCCGCCGCCTGATTTTCGCGGTGTGTCGCTTGCCTATAACTGCCGCAGCGAACAGGAAGTGGATGAAGCATTCGCCCATGCCGTTGCTTGCGGAGCAACGCCTCAAAAACCGCCGGAAAAAGTGTTCTGGGGCGGTTACTCAGGCTATTTCGCCGATCCCGACGGCCATCTGTGGGAAGTGGCCTTCAATCCCTTCGCGCCGCTTGATGCAGACGGACACATGCAGATAGAACCGGCTGACGGCGGGGATAGTGGCTGA
- a CDS encoding ABC transporter permease, whose protein sequence is MKHQLPKWVDYGLIPLLNLITAFLVAGLVVLIVGESPLEAAYLLVRGAFGYGGGIGYTLFYATNFIFTGLSVAVAIHCGLFNIGSEGQAYVGGIGVAAACLALDHYVPWYVTFPFAIAGAAAFGAAWAFIPAWLQAKRGSHVVITTIMFNFIASALMIYLLVEVFKPAGSMAPETRTFQDGGQLPKLDWVFELFGTSLGGAPFNISFLLALFACWAVWLLIWRTRLGYEIRTTGINPTAAVYAGIPQLRTIVIAMLISGALAGMMGLNPIMGDQYRLQESFPAGAGFVGIAVSLMGRNHPVGIIFAAILFGMLWQGGAELAFDMPKISRDMIVVIQGLVILFAGALEHMYRPSLSGYFSRRQQQSAKAAALGSGKVG, encoded by the coding sequence ATGAAGCACCAGCTTCCCAAATGGGTGGATTACGGTCTCATACCGCTGCTCAACCTGATTACCGCTTTCCTGGTGGCCGGGCTCGTCGTGCTCATTGTCGGCGAAAGCCCGCTCGAAGCAGCCTATCTGCTGGTGCGCGGCGCCTTCGGCTACGGGGGCGGCATCGGCTACACCCTGTTTTATGCCACCAATTTCATCTTCACCGGATTGTCGGTGGCAGTGGCCATTCATTGCGGTCTTTTCAACATCGGTTCCGAGGGACAGGCATATGTTGGCGGGATCGGCGTTGCCGCCGCCTGTCTTGCGCTTGATCACTACGTTCCCTGGTATGTGACCTTTCCTTTTGCCATTGCGGGTGCGGCGGCTTTCGGTGCCGCCTGGGCCTTCATTCCTGCCTGGCTGCAGGCAAAGCGCGGCAGCCATGTGGTGATCACCACCATCATGTTCAATTTCATCGCCTCCGCGCTGATGATCTACCTGCTGGTGGAAGTCTTCAAACCCGCCGGTTCCATGGCACCGGAAACCCGCACCTTCCAGGATGGCGGACAATTGCCGAAACTTGATTGGGTGTTTGAACTTTTTGGCACATCGCTTGGCGGCGCGCCGTTCAACATCTCCTTTTTGCTGGCGCTGTTTGCATGCTGGGCAGTCTGGCTGCTGATCTGGCGCACCCGGCTTGGCTATGAAATCCGCACCACCGGCATCAATCCCACCGCCGCCGTTTACGCCGGCATTCCCCAGCTGCGTACCATCGTCATTGCCATGCTGATCTCCGGTGCTCTGGCCGGGATGATGGGCCTCAATCCGATCATGGGCGACCAGTACCGCCTCCAGGAAAGTTTCCCCGCCGGTGCAGGCTTTGTCGGCATCGCTGTTTCGCTGATGGGCCGCAACCACCCAGTCGGCATTATCTTTGCGGCAATCCTGTTCGGCATGTTGTGGCAGGGCGGGGCGGAGCTTGCCTTCGACATGCCGAAAATCTCCCGTGACATGATCGTGGTCATTCAAGGCCTGGTGATCCTGTTTGCCGGCGCACTTGAGCACATGTACCGCCCGTCGCTGTCGGGCTATTTCAGCCGCCGTCAGCAGCAGTCGGCAAAAGCTGCCGCCCTGGGTTCGGGGAAGGTTGGGTGA
- a CDS encoding ABC transporter permease: MDFLSLLQILDSTIRLSTPLLLAALAGLYSERSGVFDIGLEGKMLGGAFAAAAAAVVFGNPWIALLFALLASLGLALIHAFASITVKGNQIVSGVAINFIAAGLTALLGQSWFGQGGRTPQIGQDARFNPVELPAAEALSGIPVLGPFYRDLVSGHNLIVYFAFLMVPLTWWVIFRTRFGLRLRAVGENPAAVDTAGISVVWARYRAVMICGLLCGFAGAYLSIGLSAGFVQNMTAGKGFIALAALIFAKWRPLNAMWACLLFGFLDAVAIRLQGVPLPVVGIVPVQFIQALPYILTVVLLAGFIGKAVPPKAGGVPYTKER; encoded by the coding sequence ATGGATTTCCTCAGCCTGCTCCAGATACTCGATTCCACCATCCGCCTGTCGACACCGCTTCTGCTGGCAGCCCTTGCGGGCCTTTATTCAGAGCGTTCCGGCGTATTTGACATCGGCCTTGAGGGAAAAATGCTGGGCGGTGCATTTGCTGCTGCTGCTGCCGCCGTCGTCTTCGGCAATCCGTGGATTGCCCTGTTGTTTGCCCTGCTTGCCTCGCTGGGCCTTGCCCTTATCCATGCCTTTGCCTCCATCACGGTGAAGGGAAACCAGATCGTGTCCGGCGTGGCGATCAATTTCATTGCCGCAGGGCTGACTGCGCTTTTGGGCCAGAGCTGGTTCGGGCAGGGCGGAAGGACACCGCAGATCGGTCAGGACGCACGTTTCAACCCGGTGGAACTGCCCGCCGCCGAAGCACTGTCCGGTATCCCGGTATTGGGACCTTTCTATCGGGACCTGGTTTCAGGCCACAACCTCATTGTCTATTTCGCGTTCTTGATGGTGCCGCTCACCTGGTGGGTGATCTTCAGAACCAGATTTGGCCTTCGGCTGCGGGCCGTTGGTGAAAATCCGGCTGCTGTGGATACCGCCGGTATCAGCGTGGTTTGGGCAAGATATCGCGCGGTGATGATCTGCGGTCTTTTGTGCGGCTTTGCCGGTGCCTATCTTTCCATCGGCCTGTCGGCGGGTTTCGTGCAAAACATGACAGCCGGCAAGGGCTTTATCGCCCTTGCCGCACTGATCTTCGCCAAATGGCGCCCGCTCAACGCCATGTGGGCCTGTCTCCTGTTCGGCTTTCTCGATGCCGTCGCAATCCGTCTTCAGGGCGTGCCACTGCCGGTAGTCGGCATTGTGCCGGTTCAGTTCATTCAGGCACTGCCCTACATTCTTACAGTGGTGCTGCTGGCGGGCTTCATCGGCAAGGCGGTGCCGCCAAAGGCTGGCGGCGTGCCCTACACCAAGGAGCGCTGA
- the cdd gene encoding cytidine deaminase: protein MTEDLHKLALKAAEKAHAPYSDFPVGAAIRTTDGRTFAGCNVENAAYPEGWCAETSAIAHMVMDGGGKIAEVAVLGLKADLCTPCGGCRQRLAEFGTAGTRVHLCNREGLVETVTLGELLPKGFDMGKTP from the coding sequence ATGACAGAAGACCTGCACAAGCTGGCGCTGAAGGCAGCAGAAAAAGCCCATGCCCCCTATTCGGATTTTCCCGTTGGTGCTGCGATTCGCACCACCGACGGCAGGACCTTTGCCGGATGCAATGTTGAAAATGCCGCCTATCCGGAGGGATGGTGTGCTGAAACCAGTGCCATTGCGCATATGGTCATGGATGGCGGCGGCAAGATTGCCGAAGTTGCGGTGCTCGGCCTCAAGGCCGATTTGTGTACACCTTGCGGGGGGTGCCGCCAGCGTCTTGCCGAATTCGGCACGGCCGGCACAAGGGTGCATTTGTGCAACCGGGAAGGGCTGGTGGAAACCGTCACCCTGGGCGAACTGCTGCCAAAGGGCTTTGACATGGGAAAAACGCCGTGA
- a CDS encoding purine-nucleoside phosphorylase: MPQTALVLGSGLGALAEQVKDAVRIPYGELEGFPAGGVSGHAGEVVAGHIGQTQIVLLSGRVHYYEHGDAAAMRLPIECLADIGIRQLILTNSAGSLREDMPPGSVMLITDHINWSGMNPLIGESSDRRFVGMTNAYHAGMMKSARRVAKAEGIALHEGAYMWFSGPSFETPAEIRMARKLGGDAVGMSTVPEVILARFAGLDVAAFSVITNFGAGMTGNELSHDETKEMAPKGGERLGRLIAAMLQEQHP; the protein is encoded by the coding sequence ATGCCCCAAACCGCGCTTGTGCTGGGCTCGGGGCTGGGTGCGCTGGCAGAGCAGGTAAAAGATGCTGTACGGATCCCCTATGGCGAACTGGAAGGGTTTCCCGCCGGCGGCGTTTCCGGCCATGCCGGTGAAGTGGTGGCGGGCCATATCGGTCAAACGCAGATCGTTCTTCTGTCGGGCAGGGTGCACTATTACGAGCATGGCGATGCTGCCGCCATGCGATTGCCCATCGAGTGTCTTGCCGATATCGGCATCAGGCAGCTGATATTGACCAATTCGGCAGGCTCCCTGCGCGAGGATATGCCGCCGGGCTCGGTCATGCTGATAACCGATCACATCAACTGGTCCGGCATGAACCCGCTGATTGGCGAATCAAGCGACCGCCGCTTTGTCGGCATGACCAATGCCTATCATGCCGGTATGATGAAAAGCGCGCGCAGGGTGGCGAAGGCCGAAGGCATCGCACTCCATGAAGGCGCATACATGTGGTTTTCAGGGCCGAGTTTTGAAACACCGGCGGAAATCCGCATGGCACGCAAGTTGGGCGGCGATGCGGTGGGCATGTCCACCGTACCGGAAGTCATCCTTGCCCGCTTTGCCGGGCTTGATGTTGCAGCCTTTTCCGTCATCACCAATTTCGGCGCCGGTATGACCGGCAATGAGCTTTCCCATGACGAAACCAAGGAAATGGCGCCGAAAGGCGGGGAGCGCCTCGGCAGACTGATTGCGGCCATGCTGCAGGAGCAACATCCATGA